Proteins found in one Pontibacter sp. SGAir0037 genomic segment:
- a CDS encoding gliding motility lipoprotein GldH codes for MPKKLALLASLVLLMLSSCDPNRLYEQNTEIENGDWAVENTPVFEFVVQDTTQRYNIYFNVRYSLSYDYYNLYLRHQLLGPDGQQLSSQLHELHLMDAKTGRPLGKGSSDIYDLQALAIKNVAFHKVGAHKLVLTQYMRRDPLPNIMSVGVRVARHSTE; via the coding sequence ATGCCTAAAAAATTAGCGCTACTTGCTTCTCTGGTGCTACTCATGCTAAGCAGTTGTGACCCTAACCGCTTATATGAACAAAATACAGAGATTGAAAACGGAGACTGGGCAGTAGAGAACACACCAGTATTTGAGTTTGTAGTACAGGATACTACCCAGCGGTATAATATTTACTTTAATGTAAGGTACTCGCTTTCCTACGACTACTATAATTTGTATCTGCGTCACCAGTTGCTGGGGCCGGATGGCCAGCAGCTTTCGTCTCAACTGCACGAGCTGCACCTGATGGATGCTAAAACAGGCAGGCCGCTAGGGAAAGGCTCCAGCGATATTTATGACTTGCAGGCGCTCGCTATTAAGAATGTAGCTTTTCATAAAGTTGGAGCGCACAAGCTTGTATTAACTCAATACATGCGCCGCGATCCGCTGCCGAATATCATGTCGGTGGGTGTGCGCGTAGCCAGGCACTCAACCGAATAA
- a CDS encoding endonuclease/exonuclease/phosphatase family protein: MKTTLCILGAILSVFSFLPLIKTTAWWIRVLDFPRAHVAIILSAVLITYLALYGLPTASAVEITMLVIWALAILNEVRYIYHFTPLARREALRAQKQAPDNTLKFMISNVRMTNKHYRKFLELVLQEQPDMLVINEPNEKWHQELRPVLDKEYPYSIKKPLENTYGMLFYSRFKLHDTEVRFLVEDGIPSMYAVVELPGGAKFDLFLVHPQPPRFLKDTETREAELLIAAKMSKKTPYPSIVAGDLNDVAWSRTTKLFKHISGLIDPRVGRGFYNTYNAFVPLFRYPLDHVFYDPVFRLAELRRLSKFGSDHFPIAITLSYEPQHEQAQYHPKPVQEDKQEAQELIEEGLEKGEENNEEKKSSKA; this comes from the coding sequence ATGAAAACCACCCTCTGTATATTAGGCGCAATTCTTTCGGTATTCTCTTTTCTGCCGCTCATCAAAACCACTGCCTGGTGGATCAGAGTACTTGATTTTCCGAGAGCGCATGTCGCCATTATCTTATCCGCGGTTTTAATTACCTACCTGGCGCTTTACGGCCTTCCGACTGCTTCAGCAGTAGAAATTACAATGCTTGTCATATGGGCTTTAGCTATTCTGAACGAAGTCAGGTATATCTACCACTTTACCCCGCTGGCCCGCAGAGAAGCTTTGCGTGCGCAGAAGCAGGCACCGGATAATACCCTGAAGTTTATGATCTCAAATGTCAGGATGACAAACAAGCATTACCGGAAGTTTCTTGAGCTGGTACTGCAGGAGCAACCTGATATGCTGGTAATAAATGAGCCGAACGAGAAGTGGCACCAGGAGTTGCGGCCTGTGCTGGATAAAGAGTACCCCTATTCTATTAAAAAGCCGCTCGAAAATACATACGGCATGCTTTTTTACAGCAGATTTAAATTACATGATACCGAGGTACGCTTCTTAGTAGAAGACGGTATCCCTTCTATGTATGCTGTAGTAGAACTGCCTGGCGGCGCAAAGTTCGATTTATTTCTGGTACACCCTCAGCCACCGCGCTTCCTGAAAGATACAGAAACCAGGGAAGCAGAGCTGCTTATAGCCGCTAAGATGTCGAAAAAAACGCCTTATCCTTCGATTGTGGCCGGAGACCTGAACGATGTAGCCTGGTCGAGAACTACGAAGCTATTCAAGCACATAAGCGGACTTATTGACCCACGGGTAGGCCGGGGCTTTTACAATACATATAATGCCTTTGTTCCTCTGTTCCGATACCCCCTCGACCATGTTTTCTACGATCCCGTTTTTCGCTTAGCGGAACTTCGCCGGCTATCTAAATTCGGTTCCGATCATTTCCCGATAGCCATTACGCTAAGTTATGAACCACAGCACGAGCAAGCGCAATATCATCCTAAACCTGTGCAGGAAGATAAACAGGAAGCCCAGGAACTGATAGAAGAAGGTCTGGAAAAAGGGGAAGAGAACAACGAGGAAAAGAAAAGCTCAAAAGCCTGA
- the ricT gene encoding regulatory iron-sulfur-containing complex subunit RicT: MELPTSFEEFDIVEVRFKGGRKEFYRNTNRLNLTTGDAVVVDVPNGHHIGHVSLKGELVRLQMLKKKIDNNEEIRSIYRIANERDMEKFDEVRDMEGGTMYRSREIIQQLNLKMKLSDVEYQADKSKATFYYSADDRVDFRDLIKKLAEEFKVRIEMRQISLRHEAGRLGGIGSCGRELCCSTWLTDFKSVSTTAARYQNLSLNPSKLSGQCGRLKCCLNYELETYMDALKDIPTVNRPLQTQQGDAILQKTDIFKKMMWFGYKGDNNWYPVPVLRVKEILEQNAKGVAVEALVIEAQAEPKQNEFVAQVEGNLERLDDKFKSKKKKKKKKKKTDAEGTAAQQQPVEAQPKQQHAEARPHSKEQEQQHKQRKSHKPFKNKNKAPREDAPKAGAAQAGQQQAQPKPAAVAEAGQQPKKHKSRKPFRGNRSDQQNKPRTDA; this comes from the coding sequence ATGGAATTGCCCACATCGTTTGAGGAATTCGACATTGTAGAGGTTCGTTTCAAGGGAGGTCGTAAAGAATTCTATCGCAATACAAACAGGTTAAATCTTACTACCGGCGATGCCGTTGTTGTTGATGTACCAAACGGCCATCATATAGGCCATGTGTCGTTGAAGGGCGAGTTGGTTCGCCTCCAGATGCTGAAAAAGAAGATAGACAACAACGAAGAGATCCGAAGCATTTACCGTATCGCCAACGAACGCGATATGGAGAAGTTTGACGAGGTTCGGGATATGGAAGGCGGCACCATGTACCGCTCACGCGAGATTATACAACAGCTCAACTTAAAAATGAAGCTGTCAGATGTAGAGTACCAGGCAGATAAAAGCAAAGCTACTTTCTACTATTCTGCTGATGACCGTGTAGACTTTCGTGATCTGATTAAGAAGCTGGCAGAGGAGTTTAAAGTGCGTATCGAAATGCGCCAGATCAGCCTTCGCCATGAAGCGGGTCGTTTGGGAGGTATAGGCTCTTGTGGTCGTGAACTCTGCTGCTCTACCTGGCTCACCGATTTTAAGAGTGTATCCACTACAGCAGCCCGGTACCAGAACCTGTCGCTTAACCCTAGCAAGCTTTCCGGCCAGTGTGGCAGGCTGAAGTGCTGCCTCAATTATGAGCTGGAAACGTATATGGATGCCTTAAAGGATATTCCTACGGTTAACAGGCCTTTGCAAACGCAGCAGGGTGATGCCATTCTGCAGAAAACCGACATCTTTAAAAAGATGATGTGGTTCGGCTACAAAGGCGACAATAACTGGTATCCTGTGCCTGTACTGCGTGTAAAGGAAATACTGGAGCAGAATGCCAAAGGTGTTGCGGTAGAAGCCTTGGTTATTGAAGCGCAGGCCGAGCCAAAACAAAACGAGTTTGTGGCACAGGTAGAAGGTAACCTTGAGCGCCTCGACGACAAATTCAAGAGTAAAAAGAAAAAGAAGAAAAAGAAAAAGAAAACTGATGCTGAAGGTACCGCGGCACAACAGCAACCTGTAGAAGCTCAGCCAAAGCAGCAACATGCCGAAGCAAGGCCTCACAGCAAAGAACAGGAGCAGCAACACAAGCAGCGCAAAAGCCATAAACCTTTTAAAAACAAAAATAAAGCGCCAAGAGAAGATGCTCCTAAAGCCGGAGCGGCACAAGCAGGACAGCAACAGGCTCAGCCCAAACCAGCTGCTGTGGCAGAAGCTGGTCAGCAGCCTAAAAAGCACAAGTCCCGCAAGCCATTCAGGGGGAACAGGTCAGATCAGCAGAATAAACCGCGTACAGATGCCTAA
- a CDS encoding SDR family oxidoreductase yields the protein MQETILVTGATGTVGREVIKQLSMREVHVRAGVHSIIKGENLKRLPEVGVTEINFKNPASLHAAFTHANRLFIVAPFTEGQVEMEKNLVDEAKKQGVRHIVKLSASGAEAEPGIQLGRWHREVEQYIEASGIPYTFLRPSGFMQNIVNYNADSINEHNKFYLPVGEGKVSYIDVRDIAAVAVEVLTSDEHYHKAYTLTGPEAISHSEIATVLTHTLDRMITFVDVPEEAARETMLSQQMPAWKADAMLELYGLYRAGYGAQVTTAVEEITGNSPHSFSQFAEDYKACFIPA from the coding sequence ATGCAGGAAACGATATTGGTTACAGGTGCCACAGGCACTGTAGGCCGTGAAGTAATAAAACAGCTTTCTATGCGCGAAGTACATGTGCGTGCTGGAGTGCATTCCATTATAAAAGGTGAAAACCTGAAGCGCCTGCCAGAGGTAGGGGTAACAGAAATCAATTTTAAAAATCCGGCTTCTTTACACGCCGCTTTTACACATGCCAATCGTTTGTTTATAGTTGCTCCTTTTACAGAAGGGCAGGTAGAGATGGAGAAAAACCTGGTAGATGAGGCAAAGAAACAGGGGGTAAGGCACATTGTGAAGTTATCTGCCAGCGGAGCCGAAGCAGAGCCGGGCATACAGCTGGGCCGGTGGCATCGCGAAGTCGAGCAGTACATAGAGGCAAGTGGCATTCCATATACTTTTCTGCGCCCTTCCGGCTTCATGCAAAACATTGTAAACTATAATGCAGACAGTATAAACGAGCACAATAAGTTTTACCTGCCGGTTGGCGAGGGAAAGGTTAGTTATATTGATGTGCGCGATATAGCAGCTGTGGCCGTAGAGGTGCTTACTTCTGATGAGCATTACCATAAAGCCTATACCTTAACAGGTCCGGAGGCCATTAGCCACAGCGAAATAGCTACGGTTTTAACACATACCTTAGACCGGATGATCACTTTTGTAGATGTGCCGGAAGAAGCTGCACGTGAAACCATGCTGTCGCAGCAGATGCCAGCCTGGAAAGCCGATGCCATGCTGGAGCTTTACGGGCTCTATAGAGCAGGGTACGGAGCACAGGTAACTACTGCCGTAGAAGAAATTACAGGAAACAGCCCTCATAGCTTCAGCCAGTTTGCCGAAGACTATAAAGCTTGTTTTATACCTGCCTGA
- a CDS encoding cold-shock protein produces the protein MQTGKVKFFNVSKGFGFIVADDTNQDIFVHQTGLIHEVRENDRVSFEVKEGKKGLNAINVEKI, from the coding sequence ATGCAAACAGGTAAAGTAAAATTTTTCAACGTATCTAAAGGCTTTGGCTTCATCGTAGCTGACGATACAAACCAAGACATCTTTGTTCACCAGACTGGTCTTATCCATGAAGTACGTGAAAACGATCGCGTTTCTTTCGAGGTGAAAGAAGGTAAAAAAGGATTGAATGCAATTAACGTAGAGAAAATCTAA
- a CDS encoding AAA domain-containing protein, with protein sequence MKNILKNYRRRLLNLSANNKALMLLRLSKEMHLDVQELDFLNSESAFSIIQRLLAGKQKIQLCPYADSRFAPVTPVSRQLRQIKRKQEMLFEERGSKELYLGWPFVHGRFTDGTVARCPLLFFPVQLQVNAAQEWELVQDTMQQAHFNQSFLLAYAQYMHVPVAEELVEFDISSLSQDPLDFRTKLYELLKECRLAVHVGRELFADRLAHFKAYKKADFEERIKPGQLHLEQEAVLGIYPQAASYLVADYDELLEREELQQPEDLFSQPETERAGSAQAQHTFTVFGLDASQEVALQQVKQGKSMVVQGPPGTGKSQLICNLVSDFTARGKKVLVVSQKRAALDVVHQRLASKGLADFAALVHDIHADRRNIYQQLQLQVEQVEEYRKQNLALNSIYTDRRFLEVSRGINKCIQTLEAFKQALFSTSRCGWSAKELYLQSNLSRPHLRLGTLYKRFTADTLVEFLPRLRSYLEQAQVFEQQDFVLKTRHSLKGWGWAERNRLEGLIDTIRPNYTYWQQQLSHCSGYAFAWEQLPVFLNALPVITQLQNLLQHKEVARAVQQLVQKNSNIKELSEQVKQLHDLYMVCPAPDAAIPEGLVNEVNRALIAYEQQHVNFFKGIGWAFSVDKKVLKQALSRYNWALTEANVGKLRYRLELREQATQMISFVNSSLAVKLSLEDNPTPMLQKLQLAEQALKACQLLRQLHKHQVLHKAQWEQSSLQEQLGLLAGAVNNLQELTQEWLQWLPGEQVMQLLRDDQHKEILLKALQQHFETLVAYDTAFASFSEAEKEVVQQVVMQKPESAEEGVELFLNGLYLHWLQDLEQQEPVLRLPSSGELHTIEQELQQLLAEKSKLSQEIVLSRLREQTYRNITYNRLGNAVTYRRLQAQVSKKRSLYPIRKLLALFGEEVLDLVPCWLCSPETVSAIMPLQAYFDLVIFDEASQCFAETGIPGIMRGKQVVVAGDEQQLKPTDIYRTRWATAEDEEEFSAESLLQLCNLYLPNVMLTQHYRSQYPELIDFSNSRFYKGKLELVPHRHNLNAATPAIAFIKVNGLWKENCNVPEAARVVELVLEQLKTGQTEIGVITFNYPQQQLILDLLEEQAMLQQVLLPEALVVKNIENIQGDEKDLIILSVGYAPNEQGRVVAQFGSLSQAGGENRLNVAVTRARKQVLVVSSIYAEELQVDAAVHAGPKLLKEYLAYTRAVSEGKYAPAPRQVPMPAHYPSLKEKLAMQLPLLKQELPFADLSVKQEQKYMGVVLTDDDLYYSQPSVRHHHADLPKQLQEREWPYCKVYSREYWADAAKVLERLKMNVSSE encoded by the coding sequence ATGAAAAACATTCTCAAGAACTACCGCCGTCGGCTCCTGAACCTGAGTGCTAATAATAAGGCGCTGATGCTCTTGCGTTTGTCTAAAGAGATGCATCTGGATGTGCAGGAGCTGGACTTTTTAAACAGTGAGTCTGCTTTCAGTATCATACAAAGACTGCTTGCCGGAAAGCAAAAAATACAGCTTTGCCCTTATGCAGATAGCCGCTTTGCACCAGTAACACCTGTGAGCCGACAGCTGCGGCAGATAAAACGAAAACAGGAAATGCTGTTTGAGGAGCGGGGCAGCAAAGAGTTATACCTGGGTTGGCCTTTTGTGCATGGCAGGTTTACGGATGGCACAGTAGCGCGTTGCCCTTTGCTGTTTTTCCCGGTACAGCTGCAGGTAAATGCGGCGCAGGAGTGGGAGCTGGTGCAGGATACTATGCAGCAGGCACACTTTAACCAAAGCTTCTTGCTGGCCTATGCACAATATATGCACGTACCTGTGGCAGAAGAGCTGGTGGAGTTCGATATAAGTTCTCTTTCGCAGGACCCGCTGGACTTTCGCACCAAGCTGTACGAACTGCTTAAAGAATGCAGGCTGGCGGTGCATGTGGGGCGGGAGCTGTTTGCAGATAGGCTTGCTCATTTTAAAGCGTATAAGAAGGCTGATTTTGAAGAAAGAATAAAGCCAGGGCAACTGCACCTGGAGCAGGAAGCCGTACTGGGCATTTACCCACAGGCAGCTTCTTACCTGGTGGCTGATTACGACGAGCTGCTGGAGCGGGAGGAGCTACAGCAGCCTGAGGATCTTTTTTCTCAGCCTGAAACAGAACGAGCAGGAAGTGCACAGGCGCAACATACCTTTACCGTGTTCGGGTTGGATGCTTCGCAGGAGGTAGCGCTGCAGCAGGTCAAGCAGGGGAAATCGATGGTGGTGCAGGGGCCGCCCGGAACAGGTAAATCGCAGCTTATCTGCAACCTGGTTTCTGACTTTACGGCCCGAGGCAAAAAGGTGCTGGTGGTGAGCCAGAAGCGGGCAGCCCTGGATGTGGTGCACCAACGGCTGGCTTCGAAAGGTCTGGCTGATTTCGCTGCCCTGGTGCATGATATACATGCCGACAGAAGAAATATTTACCAGCAACTTCAGCTACAGGTAGAGCAGGTAGAGGAATATCGTAAACAAAACCTGGCCCTGAACAGCATCTATACCGATCGGCGTTTTCTGGAAGTAAGCCGTGGCATTAACAAGTGCATCCAGACATTAGAAGCCTTTAAGCAGGCGCTCTTTAGTACAAGCCGGTGCGGCTGGTCTGCCAAGGAGTTATACCTGCAAAGTAATTTGTCAAGACCTCACCTGCGCTTGGGCACTTTGTACAAAAGATTTACAGCCGATACCTTAGTTGAATTCTTGCCTCGCCTCCGCAGCTACCTGGAACAGGCGCAGGTGTTTGAGCAGCAAGATTTTGTACTGAAAACACGGCACAGTTTGAAAGGCTGGGGCTGGGCGGAACGAAATCGGCTGGAGGGGCTAATCGATACTATACGGCCTAACTATACTTATTGGCAGCAGCAATTAAGCCACTGCAGTGGCTACGCCTTTGCCTGGGAGCAGCTGCCCGTGTTCTTAAATGCCCTGCCAGTTATCACACAACTACAAAACTTGCTGCAGCACAAAGAAGTAGCAAGAGCCGTGCAGCAACTGGTACAGAAAAACAGCAACATTAAAGAGCTGTCGGAGCAGGTAAAGCAGTTACACGACTTATACATGGTTTGCCCTGCGCCTGATGCTGCTATTCCGGAAGGGTTAGTAAATGAGGTGAACCGTGCTTTAATAGCTTATGAGCAGCAGCATGTAAACTTTTTTAAAGGTATAGGGTGGGCCTTTTCCGTTGATAAAAAAGTGCTAAAGCAGGCGCTGTCGCGATACAACTGGGCGCTAACGGAGGCAAACGTGGGTAAACTCCGGTATCGGCTGGAGCTGAGAGAGCAGGCAACGCAAATGATCAGCTTTGTGAATAGTAGCCTGGCAGTTAAACTGAGTTTAGAAGATAATCCAACGCCAATGCTGCAAAAACTGCAGTTGGCAGAGCAGGCGCTAAAAGCCTGCCAGTTGCTCCGGCAACTGCATAAGCATCAGGTGCTGCATAAAGCGCAGTGGGAGCAAAGTAGCCTACAAGAGCAGCTAGGTTTGCTGGCAGGCGCAGTTAATAACTTGCAAGAGCTAACCCAGGAGTGGCTGCAGTGGTTGCCCGGTGAGCAGGTAATGCAGTTGCTAAGGGATGATCAGCATAAGGAAATCCTGCTAAAAGCACTGCAGCAGCATTTCGAAACGCTGGTGGCGTACGACACGGCTTTTGCATCTTTTTCAGAAGCTGAAAAGGAAGTAGTACAGCAGGTCGTAATGCAGAAACCGGAATCGGCAGAGGAGGGAGTAGAATTGTTTCTGAACGGGCTATACCTGCATTGGCTCCAGGATCTGGAGCAACAGGAGCCGGTTTTGCGGCTGCCTTCGAGCGGAGAACTACATACCATAGAGCAGGAGCTGCAGCAGTTGCTGGCAGAGAAAAGTAAGCTGAGCCAGGAGATTGTGCTGTCGCGGTTGCGGGAGCAGACCTACCGGAATATAACGTATAACCGCCTGGGAAATGCCGTTACCTACCGAAGGCTACAGGCACAGGTAAGCAAAAAAAGAAGCCTGTACCCGATCCGTAAGCTGCTTGCCCTGTTCGGGGAGGAGGTGCTGGACCTGGTGCCCTGCTGGTTGTGCTCTCCTGAAACAGTATCGGCCATAATGCCGCTACAGGCCTACTTCGACTTAGTTATTTTTGATGAGGCTTCGCAATGTTTTGCCGAAACAGGTATACCCGGTATAATGAGAGGCAAGCAGGTGGTGGTGGCCGGCGATGAGCAGCAGCTAAAACCAACCGACATTTACCGCACCCGCTGGGCTACAGCAGAAGACGAAGAAGAGTTTTCGGCTGAATCGCTGTTGCAGCTTTGTAACCTGTACCTGCCAAACGTAATGCTTACGCAGCATTACCGCAGCCAGTACCCGGAACTGATCGACTTTTCGAACAGCCGTTTTTATAAGGGCAAACTGGAGCTGGTACCGCATCGCCACAACCTGAATGCTGCCACACCTGCCATCGCGTTTATAAAGGTAAACGGCCTCTGGAAAGAGAACTGTAATGTGCCTGAGGCAGCCAGGGTAGTGGAACTGGTACTGGAACAGCTAAAAACAGGACAGACTGAAATAGGCGTTATCACATTTAATTACCCGCAGCAGCAACTGATACTGGATCTGCTGGAAGAACAGGCTATGCTACAGCAGGTGCTCTTGCCCGAAGCTTTGGTAGTAAAGAATATCGAAAACATACAAGGTGATGAAAAAGATCTGATCATACTTTCTGTCGGGTATGCACCAAATGAACAGGGGAGGGTAGTAGCACAGTTCGGTAGTCTGAGCCAGGCAGGAGGCGAGAACAGATTGAATGTAGCAGTTACACGAGCCAGAAAGCAGGTGCTGGTGGTAAGCAGTATCTATGCAGAAGAACTGCAGGTTGATGCTGCCGTGCATGCAGGTCCGAAATTGCTGAAAGAATACTTGGCCTATACTCGTGCTGTTTCTGAAGGAAAGTATGCGCCTGCTCCCCGGCAAGTACCTATGCCTGCGCATTATCCTTCTCTTAAAGAAAAGTTAGCGATGCAACTGCCGTTACTAAAGCAGGAGCTGCCTTTCGCCGATCTTTCGGTAAAGCAGGAGCAAAAATACATGGGCGTCGTTTTAACCGACGACGATCTATATTATAGCCAGCCATCGGTGCGCCACCACCATGCCGATTTACCCAAACAACTACAGGAGCGGGAGTGGCCGTATTGTAAAGTGTATAGCCGGGAGTACTGGGCAGATGCAGCCAAGGTGCTGGAGCGGCTAAAGATGAATGTATCGTCAGAATAG